A stretch of the Medicago truncatula cultivar Jemalong A17 chromosome 5, MtrunA17r5.0-ANR, whole genome shotgun sequence genome encodes the following:
- the LOC11442267 gene encoding purple acid phosphatase 18 has translation MELKFILLLIINLIMLLSSTVTADQYVRPLPRKNLNIPWPWDSKSQPYPQQVHISLAGDRHMRITWITDDKHSPSFVEYGTLPGRYDSISEGEFTSYNYMLYSSGKIHHTVIGPLEYNTMYFYRCGGQGPEFKLKTPPSKFPITFAVAGDLGQTGWTKSTLDHIDQCKYDVYLLPGDLSYADCMQHLWDSFGRLVEPLASARPWMVTEGNHEEENIPLLTDEFVSYNSRWKMPFEESGSTSNLYYSFEVAGVHVIMLGSYADYDKYSEQYRWLKEDLSKVDRKRTPWLVVLFHVPWYNSNKAHQGAGDDMMTVMEPLLYAASVDLVLAGHVHAYERSKRVYNGRLDPCGAVHITIGDGGNREGLAHRYINPQPKWSEFREASFGHGELKIVNSTHAFWSWHRNDNDESIKADGIWITSLISSGCVDKNKHELRSMLMTP, from the exons ATGGAACTCAAattcattcttcttcttattattaatCTAATAATGCTTCTCTCTTCGACCGTCACTGCTGATCAATATGTTCGCCCTTTGCCAAGAAAAAACTTAAACATTCCATGGCCATGGGATTCTAAATCCCAACCTTACCCTCAACAG GTACATATATCTTTGGCAGGAGACAGACACATGAGAATTACATGGATAACTGATGACAAACACTCACCTTCATTTGTAGAATATGGAACATTACCTGGTAGATATGATTCAATATCTGAAGGAGAGTTCACCTCTTATAATTATATGTTATATAGCTCAGGAAAGATACACCATACTGTAATTGGACCTTTGGAATATAATACCATGTATTTTTATCGATGCGGCGGACAAGGTCCCGAGTTCAAGCTCAAAACTCCTCCATCTAAATTTCCAATTACTTTTGCTGTGGCCGGCGATCTTGGTCAAACTGGTTGGACTAAATCAACATTGGATCACATTGATCAATGTAAATATGATGTTTACCTTCTTCCGGGTGATCTTTCATATGCTGATTGTATGCAGCATCTTTGGGACTCGTTTGGTAGGCTTGTGGAGCCGCTTGCTAGTGCGAGGCCGTGGATGGTAACAGAAGGAAATCATGAAGAGGAAAATATACCATTGTTAACCGATGAATTTGTATCGTATAATTCTAGATGGAAAATGCCGTTTGAGGAAAGTGGATCAACTTCAAATCTCTATTATTCATTTGAAGTTGCAGGTGTTCATGTTATCATGCTAGGGTCTTATGCAGATTATGATAAGTACTCGGAGCAATACAGATGGCTAAAG GAAGATCTGTCCAAGGTGGACAGGAAAAGGACACCTTGGCTGGTTGTGTTATTTCACGTGCCGTGGTATAATAGTAACAAGGCTCACCAAGGTGCAGGGGATGATATGATGACAGTCATGGAGCCATTGCTGTATGCTGCCAGTGTTGATTTAGTTCTTGCTGGACATGTTCATGCTTATGAACGTTCG AAACGTGTGTATAATGGAAGATTGGATCCTTGTGGCGCTGTCCATATAACTATTGGTGATGGTGGAAACCGAGAAGGCTTAGCTCATAG GTACATAAATCCACAACCAAAGTGGTCAGAATTTCGTGAAGCCAGTTTTGGTCATGGTGAGCTGAAAATTGTAAACTCAACTCATGCCTTCTGGAGTTGGCATAGGAATGATAATGATGAGTCAATTAAGGCCGATGGTATCTGGATAACCTCTTTGATAAGCTCAGGATGCGTTGATAAGAACAAACATGAGCTCAGGAGCATGCTTATGACACCCTAA